CCCAAAAGACACCTTGTGCCCGGGGAGCGCTGCGAACACGTCCACAAAGTAGTTGCGAATTGCCTTGGGATTATCGCGCCGTTTGGGAGAGAAAGTTCCCAACAAGACGGCTTCTTGATCGTACAGAGCCAGCAGCCGCTCGGGGGTGTCGTCGGTGAAAGCCTCCGCCCACTTCGCGGTAGCGGCGGTGAGCGCATGGTAGGTGTCAGGGGATTTCATGCCTGATCCGCCACGTCACGCAGCGCCTCCTGTGTGACCCTCGCGTATTCTTGATGGGATAAAGCCAGAATTTCCACTGTGGGTTCCTGAACACCTCCCGTTGAAGAACCCCGGACTGTGGAAGTCCGAGAAGATTACTATGTCTTGCCACCTGTTGAAGGCCCTGGACGGGCAGACGGAGACCTTCTGCGGGCGTCCCGTCACGAAGACGAAAGGTGCGGTCGTTAGCGAGGAGCCGGAGCGGTTGTGGGCTCAGCGCCGCGATGACCTCGAGATCGGCGACCACGTGAGGGTCGTCATCCGGCCGTTCCTGAAGCGCCCCGACTTGAAAACGTGGGAGCGATTCATCCTGGAAATGGCCACTCAACATAGATTTTCATGGTTCAGTCGCCCGCGAGGTGAATTTTCTTCAAGGATGCCAGCTCTGTCACGAGACCTTCCTCGAGCGCATGCCGACGTTCGATCGGCAAGAAACTGTGCCGCACAGCGTTGAGAAGGATTTCGTCGATGACGGTGACCCCGAGGCCTAGCGGCCGGGCGAGCAGCACCACCTCGTCATTGAGGGTGGTGTTGAACAGCGCCGGATCGTCTGAGTTGACGGTGACGATCGCCCCTGCGCCGTGCAACAGGGGCAGCGGATGGGCTCCGTAGTCAGGGTAGACGCCGAGACGGATGTTGCTGGTCGGGCTGACTTCCAGCGGGATTCGGTGCTCTACGAGGAACTCGACCAGCTTGGGATCCTCGATCGACCGCACCCCATGCCCGATGCGCTCCGCCCCGAGCGCCCGGAGGGCCCCCCAAATGCTCTCGGGTCCCGCCGTCTCGCCCGCATGCGGCACACTGTGCAACCCCCAGGTTACCCTGGAGCGTGAGAAAGGCGCGAACATCCAGGCCATTCAGGTTCCGTCTGCGAAACTGGAGATACACCCGATGTGCCTCCTCCGCGGGGACACCATGAGGGCACTGATGGCAGAGATGCGGTCCTGTTTGTAGAGGTGGTAGAAGAACGGCATGTGGCCTCGAGGCGCCCAGGTGCGGGTGACGTTGGGAATGAGCAAAAAGCCCGAATCATCAAGGAATACGAGATGGCGCTACACTTTGCCGCGTTTTTTATATGTGGCCAGAGTTGTGGTAAGCCGCGTCGAGCCAGAAACTTTTGCTATTAATAAACGCTTCTACTCGCTTCAAAACCACCAGCGTTGGCCTTTCTTTTTTCACAAGCTGTGAATCCTTGTGCACAAGCCTGTGAATAACTGCGATCCCGAATCGCGCGTAAAACTTCGGTGCCGCACCGCATATTCGAACTCCTGTTCGCATCGGTTTCCGGTCGCTAGGCGGCTTCCTGTTGACATAACGGAAAGGCCGAGTCTACCCGAATCTCTCCCGATGGTAAGATTCAAGAACGAGGTTTGTTGCAGCGAAGATGTCGGCCGGGATCGTGGCAGCAGTCGAAGGAGCAGACTTGGTATGGGGGAAGTGCTGAAGGTCGCTGCCGACTCGAAGCCGAAAGCCGTTGCTGGCGCTCTCGCCGCAGTGTTGCGTGCAAAGGGTTCTGTCGAGCTCCAGGCCGTCGGGGCTGGTGCGGTGAACCAGGCCGTCAAGGCGATCGCGATCA
This bacterium DNA region includes the following protein-coding sequences:
- a CDS encoding stage V sporulation protein S, translating into MGEVLKVAADSKPKAVAGALAAVLRAKGSVELQAVGAGAVNQAVKAIAI